A window from Bacteroidota bacterium encodes these proteins:
- the pseB gene encoding UDP-N-acetylglucosamine 4,6-dehydratase (inverting), which translates to MNLDLNGKSILITGGTGSFGKEFTKTILHKWPDIKRLVIYSRDEQKQYQMALDYPDKKYPMIRFFIGDVRDYDRLKRAFHDIDYVIHAAAMKHVHIAEYNPDECIKTNIGGAENVIKASLETAITRVVALSTDKACAPINLYGATKLTSDKLFIAANNIRGNKDIVFSVVRYGNVMGSNGSVIPFFMKKRKEGVLPITDPNMTRFNISLKEGVEMVLHALEHAWGGELYVPKIPSYKITEVAEAIGPECKKEIIGIRPGEKVHEEMITSSDSFTTYDLGKYYVILPQTTAWELKDFLAKFNAQKVKEGFNYNSGENTEWVSATDIRKLIREHLDPDFNIK; encoded by the coding sequence ATGAATTTAGATTTAAACGGGAAATCCATCCTAATTACCGGCGGAACAGGATCTTTTGGTAAGGAGTTTACTAAAACAATTCTGCATAAATGGCCTGATATAAAACGCCTCGTTATTTACTCAAGGGATGAGCAGAAGCAATACCAGATGGCTTTGGATTATCCGGATAAGAAGTATCCGATGATCCGTTTTTTTATTGGAGATGTAAGAGATTATGATAGGTTGAAGCGGGCCTTCCATGATATCGATTATGTAATTCACGCAGCTGCTATGAAACATGTGCATATTGCCGAATATAACCCGGATGAATGTATTAAAACAAATATCGGCGGAGCCGAAAATGTAATCAAGGCATCTCTGGAAACAGCAATAACACGGGTAGTGGCACTTTCTACTGATAAAGCCTGTGCACCGATTAATTTATATGGGGCTACAAAACTTACTTCTGATAAACTTTTTATTGCTGCTAATAATATAAGGGGCAATAAGGATATCGTTTTTTCTGTGGTTCGTTACGGAAATGTGATGGGCTCCAATGGTTCGGTAATTCCTTTCTTTATGAAAAAAAGAAAAGAGGGGGTATTACCTATTACAGATCCTAATATGACTCGCTTTAATATTTCGCTTAAGGAAGGAGTGGAAATGGTACTGCATGCATTGGAGCATGCATGGGGTGGTGAACTCTATGTACCTAAAATACCATCTTATAAAATTACTGAGGTGGCGGAAGCTATTGGGCCCGAATGCAAAAAGGAAATTATTGGAATAAGGCCCGGTGAAAAAGTACATGAAGAAATGATTACCAGTTCTGACTCGTTTACCACATATGATTTGGGTAAATACTACGTTATTTTGCCCCAGACAACAGCATGGGAATTGAAAGATTTTCTTGCAAAATTCAATGCCCAAAAAGTAAAAGAAGGGTTTAACTATAACTCTGGCGAAAATACAGAATGGGTATCCGCGACAGATATCCGGAAACTGATCCGCGAACATCTTGATCCGGATTTCAATATTAAATAA
- the pseG gene encoding UDP-2,4-diacetamido-2,4,6-trideoxy-beta-L-altropyranose hydrolase, with the protein MNNTKGRIIFRADGNSQMGLGHIVRCGALSESIGNEFERILYTCCNLPAVLTEANKNFTAINLLSEETDLSAEAKKITSEIRVSDIVVLDGYHFREEYQEILRSTGASIVCIDDIHEYFFNADVIINSAGGITPMDYNALPGTLFYFGPQYSLLRKPFLKEAGKGKLREKNRKIFICLGGADPENRTLEVVKFIASLKKFEELRIVTGGGYQFADELNQYLKGNGLKASVGTSLNAEAMASEMLSCSYAVCSPSTVCFEYMTIGGIVYLEQIATNQDDMIRFLTREGFAFQLKDAEKENEIAEQKSLEKQAAVFDGKASDRLKKIVEQIFLSQQFVVRKVLAGDMMLCYEWINEPAVREQSYNNNAIPLSDHEKWFASKLEDPNSYYYILELDAKPMAQIRFQVSGNEAVLGYLVDKNYRNVGLGTTILSKGITAFTDDYKKVISITGFVKEANIASQKSFEKLKFKKEAAKEYAASYKYIMQYDGH; encoded by the coding sequence ATGAATAACACAAAAGGCAGAATAATTTTCAGAGCGGATGGTAATAGCCAGATGGGTTTAGGGCATATTGTAAGATGTGGTGCATTATCAGAATCTATAGGTAATGAATTTGAACGAATACTTTATACCTGTTGTAATCTACCGGCAGTGTTAACTGAAGCCAATAAAAATTTCACAGCGATTAATTTATTATCTGAAGAAACCGATTTATCTGCGGAAGCAAAAAAAATCACTAGTGAGATTCGTGTCAGCGATATAGTAGTATTAGATGGTTATCATTTCAGGGAAGAATATCAAGAAATCCTTCGCAGCACCGGGGCTTCTATTGTTTGCATCGATGATATTCATGAATATTTTTTCAATGCAGATGTAATTATCAATTCAGCAGGTGGGATTACACCAATGGATTACAACGCATTGCCCGGCACACTATTTTATTTTGGACCGCAATACAGTCTGCTTCGAAAACCATTTCTTAAAGAAGCGGGAAAAGGAAAACTGAGGGAGAAAAATCGAAAGATCTTTATTTGTTTGGGTGGAGCTGATCCTGAAAATAGAACACTGGAGGTGGTTAAGTTTATCGCATCGCTTAAAAAGTTTGAAGAGTTAAGAATTGTAACAGGTGGCGGATACCAGTTTGCTGATGAGTTGAACCAATATTTAAAAGGCAACGGGTTAAAGGCATCAGTTGGAACTTCATTAAATGCGGAAGCTATGGCATCAGAGATGTTGTCCTGTTCTTATGCTGTTTGTTCGCCCAGCACGGTGTGTTTTGAATACATGACCATCGGGGGCATAGTTTACCTTGAGCAGATAGCGACTAACCAGGATGATATGATTCGTTTTCTTACAAGGGAAGGATTTGCATTTCAATTGAAAGATGCAGAAAAAGAAAATGAAATTGCGGAACAAAAAAGTTTAGAAAAGCAAGCTGCTGTTTTTGATGGCAAAGCCAGCGACAGATTAAAAAAGATAGTCGAACAGATATTTTTATCGCAGCAATTTGTTGTACGAAAGGTTTTGGCTGGTGATATGATGCTTTGTTATGAATGGATAAATGAACCGGCAGTAAGAGAACAATCTTATAATAATAATGCTATTCCACTGAGTGATCATGAAAAATGGTTCGCATCAAAACTGGAAGACCCCAACTCTTATTATTACATACTTGAGCTGGATGCTAAGCCCATGGCGCAAATCCGTTTCCAAGTCTCAGGTAATGAAGCTGTGTTAGGCTATCTCGTAGATAAAAATTACAGGAACGTGGGTTTAGGCACAACCATCCTTTCCAAAGGTATCACAGCTTTTACAGATGATTATAAAAAAGTAATTTCAATAACAGGCTTTGTCAAAGAAGCAAATATTGCTTCCCAAAAATCATTTGAAAAATTAAAATTTAAAAAAGAAGCAGCAAAGGAATATGCGGCCTCTTACAAATACATTATGCAATATGACGGACATTAA
- the pseC gene encoding UDP-4-amino-4,6-dideoxy-N-acetyl-beta-L-altrosamine transaminase: protein MNKPIPYGRQSITAEDIAAVVETLQSDFLTQGPKPGEFEKLFAAYIGSKYAVTVANGTGALHLASLAYQLSPGEKIITSPITFSASANCARYCGAEVLFADIDKDSYTIDLNRVEDLFKKDKKIKGVVPVDLAGYPVNLEQLKTITDKYGAWILEDACHAPGGYFTDSKGAKQNCGNGRFAEQAVFSFHPVKHIACGEGGMITTNDEKIYKRLLRLRTHGLTRDPLEMQENHGGWYMELTELGYNYRLPDMLASLGISQLKKADAGLKRRKEIAAKYDIGLKNAGVRTPQYDAGHAFHLYVVQSDKRKELYDYLRTKNIFTQVHYIPVHLMPYYRQFGFKKGDFPAAESYYERCLSLPMYPTLTEEEQNYVIESIQSFKLNI from the coding sequence ATGAATAAACCAATACCCTACGGGCGGCAGTCCATAACTGCGGAGGATATTGCAGCTGTTGTTGAAACCCTGCAATCGGATTTTCTTACACAGGGACCAAAACCCGGAGAGTTTGAAAAATTATTTGCAGCGTATATAGGAAGTAAATATGCCGTCACAGTTGCTAATGGTACAGGAGCATTACACCTGGCCTCCCTTGCTTATCAACTTTCTCCCGGCGAAAAAATTATCACATCACCGATCACTTTTTCTGCATCAGCTAATTGTGCCCGGTACTGCGGAGCAGAAGTTTTATTTGCCGATATTGATAAGGACAGTTATACAATTGATTTGAACCGTGTAGAAGATTTGTTTAAAAAAGATAAAAAGATCAAAGGAGTGGTACCGGTTGACCTGGCCGGTTACCCTGTGAATCTTGAGCAACTGAAAACAATTACGGATAAATATGGTGCCTGGATATTGGAAGATGCCTGTCATGCACCCGGCGGATATTTTACTGATTCAAAAGGTGCAAAACAAAATTGTGGCAATGGTCGCTTTGCTGAACAAGCAGTCTTTTCATTTCACCCGGTTAAGCATATTGCCTGCGGCGAAGGCGGGATGATAACTACTAATGATGAAAAAATTTATAAACGGCTTCTACGGTTAAGAACTCATGGACTTACCAGGGATCCGTTGGAAATGCAGGAAAATCATGGTGGCTGGTATATGGAACTGACTGAGCTGGGTTATAATTACCGATTGCCGGATATGCTTGCATCACTGGGTATATCACAACTTAAAAAAGCTGATGCCGGGTTGAAAAGAAGAAAAGAGATTGCAGCAAAATATGACATAGGGTTGAAAAATGCAGGTGTAAGGACCCCGCAGTATGATGCGGGACATGCATTTCATCTTTATGTGGTTCAGTCAGACAAAAGAAAAGAGCTGTATGACTACTTGCGTACTAAAAATATTTTTACTCAGGTACATTATATACCCGTACATCTGATGCCTTATTACAGGCAATTTGGTTTTAAGAAAGGAGACTTCCCGGCGGCTGAATCTTATTATGAAAGATGTTTAAGCCTGCCGATGTATCCAACTTTGACAGAAGAAGAACAGAATTATGTAATTGAATCTATTCAATCATTCAAGCTTAACATATGA
- a CDS encoding methyltransferase domain-containing protein, whose protein sequence is MNEQQQFWKEKYASSYIEKNSEFDFAMGTQGWKEMLKKAGPINSFLECGSNIGRNIGFLSEVYPSAKKSLIEISPTAYEIVTNRYSPDSSFNGPIVESNFSNNSFDLVYTIGVLIHIHPEDLLANMKKMFEYSQKYILIGEYFNRTPVMIEYQGEANKLFKRDFGKLFIENFPVKLVDYGFLWGHLYDNAGFDDITYWLFEK, encoded by the coding sequence ATGAACGAACAACAACAATTCTGGAAAGAAAAATATGCTTCCTCCTATATTGAAAAAAATTCTGAATTCGATTTTGCAATGGGGACACAGGGATGGAAAGAGATGTTGAAAAAGGCGGGCCCAATAAATTCATTTTTAGAGTGCGGAAGTAATATTGGACGTAACATAGGATTTCTTTCAGAAGTTTATCCTTCAGCAAAAAAATCATTGATTGAAATAAGCCCGACAGCTTATGAAATAGTAACGAACAGGTATAGCCCTGATAGTAGTTTTAATGGACCAATTGTTGAATCTAATTTTTCGAATAACAGCTTTGATCTGGTTTATACAATTGGTGTACTTATTCATATTCATCCTGAAGATTTATTGGCAAACATGAAAAAGATGTTTGAATATTCACAAAAATATATTTTGATTGGTGAGTATTTTAATCGTACGCCGGTAATGATAGAGTATCAGGGTGAAGCAAACAAACTTTTTAAACGTGATTTTGGCAAACTTTTCATAGAGAACTTTCCTGTTAAACTGGTTGACTATGGTTTTCTATGGGGTCATCTTTACGATAATGCCGGATTTGATGATATTACATACTGGCTATTTGAAAAATGA